A window from Theobroma cacao cultivar B97-61/B2 chromosome 3, Criollo_cocoa_genome_V2, whole genome shotgun sequence encodes these proteins:
- the LOC108661196 gene encoding uncharacterized protein LOC108661196 codes for MGRLINMHHLDTRHTKLVRMPLGMGKLKGLRVLIDFVSGEHNGSSISELGKLKNLRGRLAISNLQNVVCHIDAKDANLKEKINLKELQLIWRFAEVVTVGDEFYGHGAALSKPFGSLEILSFEDMPEWEEWFCLKDGAFCLSQELYMEDCPKITKSLPKHLPSLMKLKIERCGKLGGLLPMAPSMSKLDLNQCDALRLEPLPCGLRQLQIYKLNIKDSILEQMERHYTHLEKLVIWNCYGLRSFLEEEIEFFPDEHMLPSTPTGLDIYGPSSESYVFGQQGPSTPHLSSHIGYVGLSEAPIYASKDALQIVCCWKKLRKEGR; via the exons ATGGGAAGATTGATCAACATGCATCATCTTGATACAAGGCACACAAAGTTAGTAAGGATGCCACTAGGAATGGGTAAATTGAAAGGCCTTCGAGTATTAATAGATTTTGTTTCTGGTGAGCACAATGGTTCAAGCATTAGTGAGTTGGGAAAGCTCAAGAATTTACGTGGAAGACTTGCcatttcaaatttacaaaatgTTGTTTGCCATATAGATGCCAAAGATGCCAATTTGAAGGAGAAGATCAACCTTAAGGAGTTGCAGTTGATATGGA GGTTTGCTGAAGTAGTAACAGTGGGTGATGAGTTCTATGGGCACGGTGCTGCCTTGAGTAAACCATTTGGATCACTGGAAATTCTAAGTTTCGAGGATATGCCAGAGTGGGAAGAATGGTTTTGCTTGAAAGACGGAGCGTTCTGTCTTTCCCAAGAGTTATACATGGAAGATTGTCCCAAGATAACCAAGTCTTTGCCCAAACACCTCCCTTCTTTAATGAAACTTAAGATTGAGAGATGTGGGAAGCTTGGAGGCTTGCTTCCAATGGCACCAAGCATGTCTAAACTTGACTTAAACCAATGTGATGCATTGCGATTGGAGCCATTGCCTTGTGGGCTTCGACAGCTGCAAATTTACAAATTGAATATCAAGGATTCCATATTGGAGCAAATGGAGCGACACTACACTCATCTTGAAAAGTTGGTAATATGGAATTGTTATGGTCTCAGGTCTTTTCTTGAAG AGGAGATAGAGTTTTTCCCAGATGAACATATGCTGCCCTCTACTCCTACTGGTCTTGACATATATGGACCGTCTTCCGAATCTTACGTTTTTGGACAGCAAGGGCCTTCAACACCTCACTTGTCTTCGCACATTGGTTATGTCGGACTGTCCGAAGCTCCAATCTATGCCAGCAAAGATGCCTTACAAATTGTCTGTTGCTGGAAGAAATTGCGAAAAGAAGGAAGGTAA
- the LOC18606920 gene encoding long-chain-alcohol oxidase FAO4A: MEENGVGRREEQTTVIELSTGIDIEKLPLWEEERQYRNCYVNSISSREMESLTAICDAFLPSVHVSAADADAVATFYQSSASMAATPERVGGLLSERMEHPKKWMIRLALWLLSTWLGTFVLCGPRSLSTNFPFFHTFSQLSQQKREEILLSWSLSFFYHLRMLFKSTKLLTLLVFFSQVDEKNQNLSWKAIGYCGPDPEFQPQASRLKTSKQNGYGNFICKEQECKEDGEKEERYGPLCRGLINLKHPRDVVADNLLRFGLPVSVRPKKINPPNLSHPSLTIKCDAVIVGSGSGGGVVAGVLAKAGYKVLVLEKGNYFARSNLSLLEGPSMDQMYMSGGMLATDDMGVVILAGSTVGGGSTINWSASIKTPQHVINEWCDRCKLELFDSKLYKEAMDVVCEKMGVQSEIVEEGFNNAVLRKGCEELGYPVNDIPRNSPPDHYCGWCCMGCKDGRKKGTSETWLVDLVNSGNGVILPGCEAIKVLHKRRKGRGRNRATGIAFQLEYVGAKDICIVESKVTIVACGALSTPPLLKRSGLKNANIGKNLHLHPVAMAWGYFPDAPLSSGWPEKEKKSYEGGIMTAMSTVVANMDKSGYGAVLQTPALHPGMFSALMPWLSGADMKRRMLRFSRTAHIFALARDKGSGHVYSPNSIGYKMEATDEENLKKGLDKILRILAAAGAEEIGTHHCKGKSINVKQASSHEFERFVKEESSRPLRDLNTQICSAHQMGSCRMGIDPKQSVVNQMGETWEVEGLFVADSSVFPTALGVNPMVTIQAIAYCTAQSVLDVLKRKKSIY; encoded by the exons ATGGAGGAAAATGGCGTCGGTAGGCGAGAGGAGCAGACGACGGTGATTGAGTTGAGTACCGGCATTGACATAGAGAAACTCCCCCTATGGGAAGAGGAGAGGCAGTACCGTAATTGTTACGTCAACTCCATCTCCTCTCGCGAAATGGAGTCCCTCACTGCCATCTGCGATGCCTTCCTTCCATCCGTCCACGTCTCTGCCGCTGATGCTGATGCAGTTGCAACGTTTTATCAGTCTTCAGCTTCCATGGCTGCAACTCCAGAGCGT GTAGGAGGGTTGCTGAGCGAGAGGATGGAACATCCCAAGAAATGGATGATAAGGTTAGCACTGTGGCTGTTGTCCACTTGGCTGGGAACCTTCGTACTCTGCGGACCAAGAAGCCTTTCGACCAATTTCCCCttcttccatactttctctcagtTGTCTCAacagaaaagggaagaaattCTGCTTTCATGGTCTCTTAGTTTTTTCTATCACCTCAGAATGCTCTTCAAGTCCACGAAGCTTCTCACCCTGCTGGTCTTCTTCTCCCAG GTAGATGAGAAGAATCAAAACTTGTCATGGAAAGCGATAGGCTACTGCGGACCTGACCCAGAGTTCCAACCTCAAGCCAGTCGATTGAAGACGTCAAAACAAAATGGTTATGGAAACTTCATCTGTAAGGAACAAGAATGCAAAGAAGATGGTGAGAAAGAAGAGCGTTATGGTCCCCTCTGTAGAGGTCTTATCAACCTAAAACACCCACGAGACGTTGTCGCAGATAATCTACTACGATTTGGGCTCCCGGTTTCGGTTCGTCCTAAGAAGATTAATCCACCCAACTTATCTCATCCTTCTTTAACCATCAAATGTGATGCAGTAATAGTTGGTTCCGGCTCGGGAGGCGGTGTGGTGGCTGGTGTTCTTGCCAAGGCTGGTTACAAAGTGCTTGTTTTAGAGAAAGGAAACTACTTCGCCAGGAGCAATCTTTCACTTCTTGAAGGGCCAAGTATGGATCAAATGTACATGTCTGGTGGTATGTTGGCAACTGATGACATGGGAGTTGTGATACTTGCAGGCTCGACTGTCGGTGgaggctctacaatcaattggtcAGCTTCAATTAAAACCCCACAGCATGTGATCAACGAATGGTGTGACCGCTGTAAGCTGGAGTTATTTGACAGCAAATTGTACAAAGAAGCCATGGATGTGGTATGCGAGAAAATGGGAGTTCAGTCTGAAATTGTTGAAGAAGGATTCAACAATGCAGTTTTGAGAAAAGGGTGTGAAGAATTGGGGTATCCCGTAAATGATATTCCAAGAAATTCACCGCCTGATCATTACTGTGGTTGGTGCTGTATGGGCTGCAAAGATGGAAGAAAGAAGGGTACTTCAGAAACGTGGCTAGTGGACTTGGTAAATTCAGGAAATGGTGTAATTCTTCCTGGATGTGAGGCCATTAAAGTTTTACACAAAAGAAGGAAAGGGAGAGGCCGAAATAGAGCAACTGGGATTGCTTTTCAGTTGGAATATGTAGGGGCAAAAGACATCTGCATTGTGGAGTCTAAGGTGACCATTGTTGCTTGCGGGGCTCTCAGTACTCCACCTTTGTTGAAAAGAAGTGGTTTGAAGAATGCTAACATTGGGAAAAACTTGCATCTCCATCCAGTGGCCATGGCCTGGGGATATTTTCCAGATGCGCCTTTGTCCAGTGGTTGGccagagaaagagaagaagagcTATGAAGGAGGAATTATGACAGCAATGTCTACTGTTGTTGCAAATATGGACAAGTCTGGATATGGAGCAGTACTACAGACACCAGCATTGCACCCTGGCATGTTCTCAGCATTAATGCCCTGGCTTTCTGGTGCAGACATGAAAAGGAGAATGCTCAGGTTCTCTAGGACAGCTCACATATTTGCATTGGCAAGGGATAAAGGGTCAGGACACGTATATTCACCAAATTCAATTGGTTATAAGATGGAAGCCACCGATGAAGAGAATCTGAAGAAAGGattagataaaattttaagaatacTGGCAGCAGCTGGAGCTGAAGAGATTGGGACACATCACTGCAAAGGGAAGAGCATAAATGTGAAGCAAGCAAGCTCACATGAGTTCGAGAGGTTTGTCAAGGAGGAGAGTTCGAGGCCATTAAGAGACTTAAATACACAAATATGTTCAGCTCATCAGATGGGTAGCTGCCGCATGGGGATTGATCCAAAGCAATCTGTGGTGAACCAGATGGGGGAAACATGGGAGGTTGAAGGACTTTTTGTTGCCGATTCAAGTGTTTTTCCGACGGCTTTAGGTGTCAATCCAATGGTAACTATTCAAGCTATTGCTTACTGTACAGCACAGTCCGTTCTTGACGTTttgaagaggaagaaaagTATATACTGA